The following coding sequences lie in one Mercenaria mercenaria strain notata chromosome 5, MADL_Memer_1, whole genome shotgun sequence genomic window:
- the LOC123557444 gene encoding heat shock 70 kDa protein 12B-like: MESLKSDHLMVVAIDFGTTYSGYAFSLGAEFESEPTKISSNKPWIASQGLVSHKTPTCVLLKPDKSFFKFGYEAEDRYNDIADLRTGEHKQYYFFRRFKMILHSRPHLRRETTIEDETGKTLEAMKVFEHGIRYLKDHALSTINTQGKLVDEMDIHWVLTVPAIWSEGAKQFMREAALKAGIETNNLSIALEPEAASVYCKYLPSHQLSKEQMSRSMFKPDSKYMVVDLGGGTADITVHKVESDDSLCEIHGPSGGAWGGTKVDEAFVKFLAEIFGDEVMKSFLNDHMEDAIDMYREFEIRKRKVMLDMSETPNMAIKIPVALYELYEDKHGRKLKEDIKKHDKYKDRVTCLADKMKIDSNIMKSFFKKPLDDLVEHMRDILGEMPVRGTNTFIIVGGFAESGIVQETIKAKFSNMRVIIPFDAGLAVLKGAVIFGHAPMVVTSRVCRRTYGMAVSKVYVEGKYPEGRKEIANGREIVRNVFHKYMEIGQPTKVGEAVSTVPLSASRGQSLARVRVFSSKDSCPEFVTDRGCSYLGEIIVNIPEMEQEEGGTVDVKMTFGGTELTVEALEKKSRKSYRSRFDFLCGD; encoded by the exons tCTCCCATAAAACGCCAACCTGTGTGCTGTTGAAACCTGATAAAAGTTTCTTCAAATTCGGATACGAGGCCGAAGATAGGTATAACGACATCGCAGACTTAAGGACCGGGGAACACAAACAATACTACTTCTTCAGGCGCTTCAAAATGATCCTACACTCCCGACCG caTCTCCGAAGAGAAACTACCATTGAGGATGAGACAGGTAAAACATTAGAGGCGATGAAAGTGTTTGAGCACGGGATACGTTACCTGAAGGACCACGCCCTTAGCACGATCAATACCCAAGGGAAGCTGGTAGATGAGATGGATATACACTGGGTGCTGACAGTGCCTGCAATATGGTCTGAGGGAGCCAAGCAGTTCATGAGGGAAGCAGCTCTGAAG GCTGGCATCGAAACCAACAACTTGAGCATTGCCTTAGAACCTGAAGCGGCGTCTGTTTATTGCAAGTACTTACCTTCACACCAACTCTCCAAAGAACAGATGTCCAGGTCCATGTTCAAACCAGACTCCAAGTACATGGTCGTAGACTTAGGAG gTGGCACAGCAGATATCACAGTGCATAAGGTAGAATCTGACGATTCACTGTGTGAGATACATGGGCCTAGCGGTGGTGCATGGGGTGGAACAAAG GTTGACGAAGCGTTTGTCAAATTTCTGGCAGAAATATTCGGGGACGAAGTGATGAAATCATTTCTTAACGACCACATGGaagacgccattgacatgtataGAGAGTTTGAGATCAGGAAACGGAAGGTAATGCTAGATATGTCAGAGACACCAAACATGGCCATTAAGATACCAGTCGCCCTGTATGAGTTATATGAAGATAAGCACGGGAGAAAACTCAAGGAGGATATCAAGAAACACGACAAGTACAAGGACAGAGTTACCTGCCTTGCAGACAAAATGAAAATCGACTCGAATATAATGAAATCTTTCTTCAAGAAACCTCTGGACGATTTAGTTGAACACATGCGTGATATACTTGGAGAGATGCCAGTCCGTGGTACAAACACATTTATCATTGTGGGCGGGTTTGCCGAGTCTGGAATAGTCCAAGAAACAATCAAAGCCAAATTTTCCAACATGAGGGTCATTATTCCATTCGATGCTGGACTGGCCGTTTTGAAAGGAGCTGTCATATTTGGCCACGCCCCTATGGTTGTGACGTCGCGGGTATGCAGAAGAACGTACGGCATGGCAGTAAGTAAGGTGTACGTGGAAGGTAAATATCCAGAGGGGAGGAAAGAAATCGCAAATGGTAGAGAAATTGTAAGGAATGTTTTTCACAAGTATATGGAGATTGGCCAGCCAACAAAAGTCGGGGAGGCTGTCTCAACCGTGCCTCTCAGTGCAAGCAGAGGGCAGTCTCTGGCACGTGTCAGGGTTTTTTCATCCAAAGATTCCTGTCCAGAGTTTGTGACAGATCGAGGATGCAGCTACTTAGGGGAGATAATTGTGAACATACCAGAAATGGAACAGGAAGAAGGAGGAACAGTAGATGTTAAAATGACATTTGGTGGTACTGAACTGACAGTCGAAGCTCTAGAAAAGAAATCTAGGAAATCGTACAGATCCAGATTTGACTTTCTTTGTGGAGACTAA
- the LOC123557445 gene encoding uncharacterized protein LOC123557445 has product MTDWIRIIFIFGIFVCACEAGECCKAYYDLTFTYHDQTWCDTYCCGTSALGALECCDSIFLVAPSEDRTGFCIDFFTKNIWAPILIAVGGFGALLTCIVCCYCCCSHSNRSTGTVVAPAQQPYHTNVMLLNPTSSHPSQQPGYNPSGEAIPVHPPPAVAYPVPANQETQEKHPFES; this is encoded by the exons ATGACAGACTGGATACGTATAATTTTCATCTTTGGGATATTTG TATGTGCCTGTGAAGCCGGCGAGTGTTGCAAAGCATATTATGATTTGACCTTCACCTACCACGACCAAACATGGTGTGACACTTACTGTTGTGGTACCTCTGCCCTGGGGGCACTCGAGTGCTGTGACAGTATCTTTCTAGTGGCCCCTTCCGAAGACAGGACTGGGTTCTGCATCGACTTCTTTACCAAGAATAT atggGCTCCAATCTTAATAGCAGTGGGAGGGTTTGGCGCTCTGCTAACATGCATagtttgttgttattgttgctgtAGCCACAGCAACAGGTCTACAGGAACTGTTGTTGCCCCAGCACAACAGCCATATCATACAA ACGTTATGCTACTAAATCCTACATCCTCGCACCCGTCACAACAGCCTGGATATAACCCGTCAGGAGAAGCTATTCCCGTCCATCCACCACCGGCAGTTGCATACCCTGTACCTGCGAATCAAGAGACACAAGAAAAACATCCGTTTGAATCATGA
- the LOC123559083 gene encoding carbohydrate sulfotransferase 14-like, translating to MDSQDVVAQNDLQSLYNNRNEHIKAVCQKNLTLEPYENLYQNRTHLVLDRYNLSFCKVPKCGSTLWVQIVSILRDGISNLETLLNMNRLTLHRKTTHLKSLKKLRKYQLKYFIISRNPYSRLYSAFVDKSFLLFAKAANSGKYSRSQKMNCSLANQIYNESFQQFLDRIFVEIRTGDSNHHWMPIFSLCNPCYTDIILHVKLEEFSRDMKYIYSRLGFSEEVQTHLKNLTTSKLASLTGIASTVFYKGLQWKKCRDNGTIAERLWISFQTQGYISEKSKFPRHLFDLYCKNNTVSSTEIFMKLVSTEMTLKSLSKGDADAQRRGAIVQAYRTLHPDTIATIQQLFRMDFLMFNYSTTPPS from the coding sequence ATGGATAGCCAGGACGTTGTTGCTCAAAATGACTTGCAGTCTTTATATAATAACCGGAATGAGCATATCAAAGCGGTATGCCAAAAGAATCTCACATTAGAACCATATGAGAACTTGTACCAAAATCGGACTCACTTAGTATTAGATAGATATAATTTATCGTTTTGTAAAGTTCCGAAATGCGGATCTACTCTTTGGGTACAGATTGTTAGTATTTTGAGAGATGGAATTTCAAATCTAGAAACTCTTTTAAACATGAATCGTCTTACTCTTCACCGAAAAACAACCCACTTAAAATCGTTGAAAAAGTTaagaaaatatcaattaaagTATTTCATTATATCACGAAACCCTTATTCTAGGTTATATTCAGCTTTTGTTGATAAATCATTCCTCCTATTTGCCAAAGCAGCCAACTCAGGGAAATATAGTAGGTCCCAGAAAATGAACTGTTCCCTTGCAAACCAAATCTACAACGAATCTTTCCAGCAGTTTTTAGATAGAATTTTTGTTGAAATCAGGACTGGAGATAGCAACCATCATTGGATGCCAATTTTTTCTTTGTGTAATCCATGTTATACAGATATCATTTTACATGTGAAACTTGAAGAGTTTTCAAGagatatgaaatatatctatTCTCGGCTAGGATTTAGTGAGGAAGTGCAGACGCACCTTAAAAATCTTACAACAAGTAAACTCGCGTCTTTAACGGGAATAGCTTCAACAGTATTTTATAAAGGGCTGCAGTGGAAGAAATGTAGAGATAATGGCACGATAGCCGAGAGATTATGGATTTCATTCCAGACACAAGGATATATTAGTGAAAAATCGAAATTTCCACGACACTTATTTGATCTGTATTGTAAAAACAACACAGTTTCATCAActgaaattttcatgaaactggtttcgacagaaatgacattaaagtCGTTGTCGAAAGGCGACGCTGATGCACAGAGACGTGGTGCAATTGTACAAGCTTACAGAACACTTCATCCAGATACAATCGCAACAATACAGCAACTATTTCGAATGGATTTTCTGATGTTCAATTACTCTACGACTCCACCAAGTTAA